A single region of the Gammaproteobacteria bacterium genome encodes:
- a CDS encoding twin-arginine translocation signal domain-containing protein, giving the protein MHEWEKLKTMLAAGSLSRRDFLRMSTALGISTALAGTASKVANAAAEPKRGGHLVVGVNGAGPKDSLDPATYTAAHTQITGLQLYSTLVEFDVGADPRATPSPQPSLAESWEAKPGAKEWVFKLRKGVTFHNGKSLTPADVVYSLNHHRGADSMSSAKVLLRPVSEIKAGKNEVIIKLESGNVDLPSLLADYHLCIGPDGSSFTDGIGTGAFILENFEPGVRAITKRNPNFFRKNRGFVDSVETLAINDPVLRLNALTDGSVHLINSVDIKYLTSDVDLYEVASASHYCFPMRCDVAPFDDKDLRLALKYAIDRQAMLKTVLLSHGRVGNDNPIAPSDAFYSGIPQRPYDPEKAKFHLKKSGYAGALVLSVSDGAFSGAVDCARIFQVSAGRAGIKLQLDIVPAEGYWDNVWMKRPFCASYWYGRSTADLMFSVVYQSDATWNETRWKRPDFDKLLVAARAELDTAKRRQMYGDLQMMVHDDGGEIIPMFFNMIDAGSKDLRGFVPLSTFEMSGFRAPEKVWLET; this is encoded by the coding sequence ATGCACGAGTGGGAGAAGTTAAAAACAATGTTGGCGGCGGGGAGCCTTTCCCGGCGCGATTTCCTAAGAATGTCGACCGCGTTGGGTATTTCGACGGCGCTTGCCGGTACCGCGTCGAAAGTTGCCAATGCCGCCGCTGAACCAAAACGTGGCGGTCATTTAGTGGTCGGCGTTAATGGTGCGGGCCCCAAGGATAGTTTGGATCCGGCCACTTACACGGCGGCACACACGCAGATTACCGGCTTGCAGCTCTATAGCACACTGGTCGAATTCGATGTCGGCGCCGATCCGCGTGCTACCCCTTCGCCGCAGCCGTCGTTAGCGGAGAGCTGGGAAGCCAAACCCGGCGCCAAGGAATGGGTGTTCAAGCTGCGCAAGGGCGTGACGTTTCATAACGGCAAATCGCTGACGCCCGCCGACGTGGTTTATTCGCTCAATCATCATCGCGGCGCCGATTCGATGTCGAGTGCTAAGGTGCTGTTGCGGCCGGTCAGCGAAATCAAAGCCGGCAAAAACGAAGTAATCATCAAGCTCGAAAGCGGCAACGTCGATTTGCCATCGTTGTTGGCGGATTACCATTTGTGTATCGGACCGGACGGGTCGTCGTTCACCGATGGTATTGGTACCGGTGCGTTTATTTTGGAAAATTTTGAGCCGGGCGTGCGGGCGATCACCAAGCGCAATCCCAACTTCTTTCGTAAAAATCGCGGCTTTGTCGATTCGGTAGAGACGCTGGCGATCAACGATCCGGTGTTGCGCCTTAACGCGCTAACCGATGGCTCAGTACACCTCATCAACAGCGTCGATATCAAATACTTGACCAGCGACGTCGATCTGTACGAGGTCGCCAGCGCGTCGCATTACTGTTTCCCCATGCGCTGCGACGTTGCGCCGTTCGACGATAAGGATCTACGACTCGCGCTCAAGTACGCCATCGATCGGCAGGCGATGCTGAAGACGGTGCTGCTAAGTCACGGTCGAGTCGGTAACGATAATCCGATCGCGCCGAGCGACGCGTTCTATTCCGGAATTCCACAGCGGCCGTACGATCCGGAGAAGGCCAAGTTCCATCTTAAGAAATCGGGTTATGCCGGTGCGCTTGTACTCAGCGTATCCGACGGTGCTTTTAGCGGTGCCGTCGATTGTGCCCGGATCTTTCAGGTCAGTGCCGGTCGGGCCGGGATCAAGTTGCAGCTCGACATCGTGCCGGCCGAGGGATATTGGGACAACGTGTGGATGAAGCGGCCGTTCTGCGCCTCGTATTGGTATGGGCGATCGACCGCCGATTTAATGTTCTCCGTCGTCTACCAATCCGACGCCACCTGGAACGAAACGCGCTGGAAGCGGCCGGATTTCGACAAACTGCTGGTCGCCGCTCGCGCCGAGTTGGATACCGCGAAGCGCCGGCAGATGTATGGCGATCTGCAGATGATGGTGCATGACGACGGCGGCGAGATTATCCCGATGTTCTTCAATATGATCGATGCCGGCTCGAAGGATCTGCGTGGTTTCGTGCCGTTGTCGACATTCGAGATGAGCGGCTTTCGAGCACCGGAAAAGGTTTGGTTGGAGACTTAG